A part of Acidobacteriota bacterium genomic DNA contains:
- a CDS encoding C39 family peptidase, which produces MTALLAAVGLFVATPARADAGSQDRAKDVLLDTPYVTQTDQLCGGAALAMVLRYWGARDVFAEDFAGLVDDRERGIRTTVLARAAAERGLQTVPTAESASLDDVRDQIRIGRPVIALVQVRPGLYHYVVVVGVTDALVVFHDPASAPYRVVSREEFESRWSAAARWRLVSVPRDVSPAPRAFAAVAHHTEPADRPTSPCQALVAASVARAHGGEIAAAEQGLRAATTLCPDNADGWMELAGLRFLAERYGEAGALATQALQVDPQAQHAWRVLGTTRFLGGDPVAALEAWNHLGEPTADGLAVEGAVRTPHPLVVRTAGIAPRALLTPALLERGTRRLRALPAVDDATIRYEPQTGGRAAVTAAIEERAPYPSGATGWAGVGLNAAFTREIPLRFYGLARQGEGAQVAFRFRQNRPRLRGELAAPLPAPLFGVIALDTMWERQAYGPSALGTSSIVREERRRTVVRWSDWATGWLRWELGLGSDRFDERRFLAVEADVGTRWARDRVAVHGAWRRWLAKAAGGFTSGEVSAAWRSNANGWGWTARSGVSAAANRAPLALWPVASSSSSRGALLRGHDFLDDGIIMTNVIGRRLTFGTVEYAHMLRRHALGTVGVAGFVDIARAWQGADADGAASRWQADVGAGLRVRAPALNGQIRLDVAYATRTRRTNLSAGYMLPWGL; this is translated from the coding sequence GTGACGGCTCTGCTCGCCGCTGTCGGTCTGTTCGTCGCCACGCCGGCACGGGCCGACGCCGGCAGCCAGGATCGAGCGAAGGACGTGCTTCTCGACACGCCGTACGTGACGCAGACCGATCAGCTCTGCGGCGGTGCGGCGCTGGCGATGGTGCTCCGCTACTGGGGGGCACGAGACGTCTTCGCCGAGGATTTCGCTGGGCTCGTCGATGATCGCGAGCGAGGCATCCGCACGACGGTGCTCGCTCGTGCGGCCGCCGAGCGTGGGCTGCAGACCGTGCCGACGGCCGAGTCGGCCTCACTCGATGACGTGCGCGATCAGATCCGGATCGGCCGGCCGGTCATCGCGCTGGTGCAGGTGCGACCGGGCCTCTACCACTACGTCGTCGTCGTGGGCGTGACCGATGCTCTCGTGGTCTTTCACGATCCCGCCAGCGCCCCATACCGCGTCGTCAGCCGTGAGGAGTTCGAATCCCGCTGGAGCGCGGCGGCGCGATGGCGGCTCGTGTCGGTCCCGCGTGACGTTTCGCCGGCGCCACGCGCCTTCGCTGCGGTGGCGCACCACACCGAACCGGCCGATCGGCCAACCTCGCCGTGTCAGGCCCTCGTGGCCGCAAGCGTCGCCCGGGCGCATGGTGGTGAGATCGCCGCTGCCGAGCAGGGCCTGCGCGCGGCGACGACGCTCTGCCCCGACAATGCCGACGGATGGATGGAACTAGCGGGGCTGCGGTTCCTCGCCGAGCGCTACGGCGAGGCCGGAGCGCTCGCCACGCAAGCGCTGCAGGTGGATCCGCAGGCGCAGCACGCGTGGCGCGTGCTCGGCACGACCCGGTTCCTCGGCGGCGATCCCGTCGCCGCGCTCGAGGCCTGGAATCATCTCGGCGAGCCAACGGCCGACGGGCTCGCCGTCGAAGGCGCTGTGCGAACGCCGCACCCGCTCGTCGTGCGCACGGCGGGCATCGCGCCGCGCGCGCTCCTGACGCCGGCGCTGCTCGAGCGCGGCACGCGCCGGTTGCGCGCGCTGCCGGCCGTCGACGACGCTACCATCCGCTATGAACCACAGACGGGAGGCCGCGCGGCGGTGACGGCCGCGATCGAGGAGCGCGCGCCCTATCCCTCCGGCGCCACGGGATGGGCCGGAGTCGGCCTCAACGCTGCCTTCACCCGTGAGATTCCCCTGCGCTTCTACGGTCTGGCGCGGCAGGGCGAGGGTGCACAGGTCGCGTTCCGCTTTCGTCAGAACCGGCCCCGCCTTCGCGGCGAACTCGCGGCGCCGTTGCCTGCGCCGCTGTTCGGCGTCATCGCGCTCGACACCATGTGGGAACGACAGGCGTACGGACCGAGCGCGCTCGGCACCTCCTCCATCGTCCGCGAGGAACGCCGGCGCACGGTGGTGCGCTGGTCGGACTGGGCCACCGGCTGGCTGCGCTGGGAACTGGGACTGGGATCCGATCGGTTCGACGAGCGCCGGTTCCTGGCGGTCGAGGCGGACGTCGGCACGCGCTGGGCGCGCGATCGCGTCGCAGTGCACGGCGCATGGCGGCGATGGCTGGCGAAGGCCGCCGGAGGATTCACGTCGGGCGAGGTCAGCGCTGCCTGGCGATCGAACGCGAACGGCTGGGGATGGACCGCACGGAGCGGCGTCAGCGCGGCGGCCAACCGTGCGCCGCTCGCGCTCTGGCCCGTCGCCAGCTCCAGCAGCAGCCGTGGCGCGCTGCTCCGCGGGCACGACTTCCTCGACGATGGGATCATCATGACGAACGTGATCGGCCGGCGCCTGACGTTCGGCACCGTCGAGTACGCGCACATGCTGCGGCGGCATGCGCTCGGCACGGTCGGAGTCGCCGGGTTCGTCGACATCGCGCGCGCTTGGCAAGGCGCCGATGCCGACGGGGCGGCCTCACGCTGGCAGGCCGACGTCGGCGCCGGGCTGCGCGTCCGTGCGCCGGCGCTCAACGGGCAGATCAGGCTCGACGTCGCTTACGCGACGCGCACCCGCCGCACCAATCTCTCCGCCGGCTACATGCTCCCGTGGGGATTGTGA
- a CDS encoding porin family protein, translating into MKRTCIGALAIVLVAALPAPAQAQTFLTPFAGATFAKDAPASKLTVGAALSFLGDVAGLELEVGYTPDFFDESGDVALVAGSNVTTAMASVLIAPRIADGRVRPYGVVGGGLLRTRLDDNDLFDRVTTNDSGVNVGFGVMALFSEHAGVRGDFRYFRSLQDPPGTNVDLALGKFDFWRATVGALLRF; encoded by the coding sequence ATGAAGAGAACGTGCATCGGCGCCCTCGCGATCGTGCTCGTGGCGGCGCTGCCGGCGCCGGCCCAGGCGCAGACGTTTCTGACGCCGTTCGCGGGCGCCACCTTCGCGAAGGACGCGCCCGCGTCGAAGCTCACCGTCGGCGCGGCCCTCTCGTTTCTGGGCGACGTCGCTGGCCTCGAGCTGGAGGTCGGCTACACGCCCGACTTCTTCGACGAGTCCGGCGACGTCGCGCTCGTGGCCGGCAGCAACGTGACGACCGCGATGGCGAGCGTGCTGATCGCTCCTCGGATCGCCGACGGCCGCGTCCGTCCGTACGGCGTCGTCGGCGGCGGTCTGCTTCGTACACGCCTCGACGACAACGACCTGTTCGATCGCGTGACGACGAACGACTCGGGGGTGAACGTGGGCTTCGGCGTCATGGCGCTCTTCAGCGAACACGCCGGCGTGCGTGGAGACTTCCGCTACTTCCGGAGCCTGCAGGATCCGCCCGGCACCAACGTCGATCTGGCGCTCGGCAAGTTCGACTTCTGGCGCGCGACGGTTGGGGCGCTCTTGAGATTCTGA
- a CDS encoding DUF4399 domain-containing protein codes for MRTPRLPISILAIVASSLVVAALPAAQATSTPAPAGAQAYFISPRNGEAVTSPFVVRFGLKGMGIAPAGVTQANTGHHHLLIDVEKLPDLTKPLPATDNIRHFGGGQTEVELTLPPGKHTLQLVLGDATHTPHSTPVMSEKITVTVK; via the coding sequence ATGCGTACACCGCGTCTTCCCATCTCGATTCTTGCGATCGTCGCCTCGAGCCTCGTCGTCGCCGCTCTGCCGGCGGCGCAGGCGACGTCCACGCCCGCGCCCGCCGGGGCTCAGGCGTATTTCATCTCACCGCGGAACGGCGAGGCGGTCACGTCGCCGTTCGTCGTGCGCTTCGGCCTGAAGGGAATGGGCATCGCGCCGGCCGGCGTCACCCAAGCCAACACCGGGCATCATCACCTGCTGATCGACGTCGAGAAGCTACCGGATCTGACGAAGCCGCTGCCGGCGACCGACAACATCCGCCACTTCGGCGGCGGTCAGACCGAGGTCGAGCTCACGCTGCCGCCCGGCAAGCACACGCTGCAGCTCGTGCTGGGCGACGCCACGCACACGCCGCACAGCACGCCGGTGATGTCCGAGAAGATTACCGTGACGGTGAAGTAG
- the glpK gene encoding glycerol kinase GlpK encodes MAYVLALDQGTTSSRAIVFDRSGAVIATAQQEFRQMFPEPGWVEHDPQEIWATQLQVARDALQRASLTARDITAIGITNQRETTVVWDRRTGQPIAHAIVWQDRRTSAACDRLRARGKLPLIRRKTGLVIDAYFSATKVQWLLNNVPGAKAKARAGVLAFGTIDSWLVWNLTSGRQHVTDPSNASRTMLFNIRTGAWDEELLALFGVPASMLPEVKASSEVYGETHLLGDAPIPIAGIAGDQQAALFGQACTRPGMVKNTYGTGCFMLMHTGPTPIRSRNNLLTTVAWRIGDRTEYALEGSIFIAGAVVQWLRDGLGLIGSSAEVEALASRAADTGGVYFVPAFAGLGAPHWDQYARGLIVGLTRGTTGAHLARAALEGIAYQVADVLRAMERDAGIRLKELRVDGGAAVNNLLMQFQADILGVPVVRPTVGETTALGAAYLAGLAVGFWTSPAEIAAQWRTDRRFTPAMTSSRRRSLVQGWTRALERSRRWSEER; translated from the coding sequence ATGGCCTACGTTCTCGCGCTCGATCAGGGCACGACGAGCTCGCGCGCGATCGTCTTCGATCGGAGCGGCGCCGTGATCGCGACGGCGCAGCAGGAGTTCCGGCAGATGTTCCCCGAGCCGGGCTGGGTCGAACACGATCCGCAGGAGATCTGGGCCACGCAGTTGCAGGTCGCCCGCGATGCGCTGCAGCGCGCGAGCCTGACGGCCCGTGACATCACCGCGATCGGCATCACGAATCAGCGCGAGACGACCGTCGTCTGGGATCGGCGCACCGGCCAGCCCATCGCCCACGCGATCGTCTGGCAGGATCGCCGGACGTCGGCGGCGTGCGATCGCCTGCGGGCCCGCGGCAAGCTGCCGCTGATCCGCCGCAAGACCGGCCTGGTGATCGACGCGTATTTCTCGGCGACGAAGGTGCAGTGGTTGCTGAACAACGTGCCCGGTGCGAAGGCCAAGGCGCGAGCCGGTGTCCTCGCCTTCGGCACGATCGACTCGTGGCTCGTCTGGAATCTCACGAGCGGCCGGCAGCACGTCACGGATCCGAGCAATGCCTCGCGCACGATGCTGTTCAACATCCGAACGGGTGCGTGGGACGAGGAGCTGCTGGCGCTCTTCGGCGTGCCGGCGTCGATGTTGCCCGAGGTGAAGGCGTCGAGCGAAGTCTACGGCGAGACGCACCTGCTCGGCGACGCCCCGATCCCGATTGCCGGGATCGCCGGCGATCAGCAGGCGGCGCTGTTCGGTCAAGCCTGCACGCGGCCCGGCATGGTCAAGAACACCTACGGCACCGGCTGCTTCATGCTCATGCACACGGGGCCGACGCCGATCCGCTCGCGCAACAACCTGCTCACGACCGTCGCGTGGCGCATCGGCGATCGGACCGAGTACGCGCTCGAAGGCAGCATCTTCATCGCCGGAGCGGTCGTGCAGTGGCTGCGCGACGGCCTCGGGCTGATCGGATCCTCGGCGGAAGTCGAGGCGCTGGCGTCGCGTGCCGCCGACACCGGCGGCGTGTACTTCGTGCCCGCGTTCGCCGGTCTCGGCGCGCCGCACTGGGATCAGTATGCGCGCGGGTTGATCGTCGGCCTCACGAGAGGCACGACCGGCGCGCACCTCGCGCGCGCGGCGCTCGAGGGCATCGCCTATCAGGTCGCCGACGTGCTCCGCGCGATGGAGCGCGACGCCGGGATTCGGCTGAAGGAGTTGCGCGTGGACGGCGGCGCGGCGGTCAACAACCTTCTCATGCAGTTCCAGGCCGACATCCTCGGCGTGCCGGTCGTTCGCCCGACGGTCGGGGAGACGACGGCGCTCGGCGCCGCATACCTGGCGGGCCTCGCCGTGGGCTTCTGGACGAGTCCCGCCGAGATCGCTGCCCAGTGGCGCACGGACCGTCGTTTCACGCCGGCGATGACCTCGTCGCGCCGCCGATCCCTCGTGCAGGGCTGGACGCGTGCGCTCGAGAGATCCAGGCGGTGGAGCGAAGAACGGTGA
- a CDS encoding FAD-dependent oxidoreductase codes for MAAGAAAAATVGTAWLRSGRAAAFQDRSPTARRADIAIVGGGLGGCAAALAALRAGRTVILTEETDWIGGQLTQQGVPPDEHPWIETRGAPRSYRTLRAEIRDYYRRHYPLTAAARTLPDLNPGAGSVSRLCHEPRVALAVLEALLAPYTSGGRLQLLREHEPVSADVAADRVRAVAMLDLRTGRRVTIDAELFIDATELGDLLPMTGTELVTGAESRARTGEPHARDRDDPANQQAFTCCLAMDYVAGEDHTIDRPRAYDEWKAFVPALQPPWPGRLLDLTYTYPRTGEPRTLGFNPEGPTPGAAVNLWTYRRIAARANFEPGAYAGDITIMNWPQNDYMRGNLIGVSDAEARRHLDAAKQLSLSVLYWLQTEAPRPDGGAGWRGLRLRADVMGTADGLAKYPYVRESRRIQAAFTVLEQHVAAPTGPNGAPRAATFFDSVGVGSYAIDLHPSSGGDNYVDFPAAPFEIPLGALLPVRMDNLLPAAKNIGTTHVTNGCYRLHPVEWGIGEAAGVLAAMALERRVPPRAIRSSSTLLDDYQRQLVENGVELRWPASTPA; via the coding sequence CTGGCCGCCGGCGCCGCTGCCGCCGCAACGGTCGGCACCGCGTGGCTGCGATCCGGACGCGCCGCGGCGTTTCAGGATCGCTCGCCCACCGCCCGCCGCGCCGACATCGCCATCGTCGGCGGCGGCCTCGGAGGCTGCGCGGCTGCCCTTGCCGCGCTCCGCGCGGGCCGCACGGTGATCCTCACGGAAGAGACGGACTGGATCGGCGGCCAGCTCACGCAACAGGGTGTGCCGCCCGACGAGCACCCGTGGATCGAAACGCGTGGCGCGCCGCGCTCGTACCGCACCTTGCGCGCGGAGATCCGCGACTACTACCGCCGCCACTATCCGCTCACTGCCGCGGCGCGGACCCTGCCGGATCTGAACCCGGGCGCCGGATCGGTCTCGCGTCTCTGCCACGAGCCGCGCGTCGCCCTTGCCGTCCTGGAGGCGCTGCTGGCGCCCTACACGAGCGGCGGGCGGCTGCAGCTCCTGCGCGAGCACGAGCCAGTGAGCGCAGACGTCGCGGCCGACCGAGTCCGCGCGGTCGCGATGCTCGATCTCCGCACCGGCCGGCGCGTGACGATCGACGCCGAGCTGTTCATCGACGCCACCGAGCTCGGCGATCTCCTGCCGATGACCGGCACCGAGCTCGTCACCGGCGCGGAGTCGCGGGCGCGGACGGGCGAGCCGCACGCGCGCGATCGCGACGACCCGGCCAATCAGCAGGCGTTCACCTGCTGCCTGGCGATGGACTACGTGGCCGGCGAGGATCACACGATCGATCGGCCGCGCGCGTACGACGAGTGGAAAGCGTTCGTGCCCGCGCTTCAGCCGCCCTGGCCCGGCCGGTTGCTGGACCTGACCTACACGTACCCGCGCACCGGCGAGCCGCGAACGCTGGGATTCAACCCTGAAGGCCCGACGCCCGGCGCGGCCGTGAACCTGTGGACCTACCGTCGGATCGCCGCGCGCGCGAACTTCGAGCCGGGCGCCTACGCGGGCGACATCACGATCATGAACTGGCCGCAGAACGACTACATGCGCGGCAACCTGATCGGCGTGAGCGACGCCGAGGCGCGTCGTCATCTCGACGCGGCGAAGCAGTTGAGCCTGTCGGTGCTCTATTGGCTGCAGACCGAAGCGCCGCGGCCGGACGGCGGCGCGGGCTGGCGTGGCCTGCGCCTGCGCGCGGACGTGATGGGCACGGCCGACGGGCTCGCCAAGTACCCCTACGTGCGTGAGTCGCGCCGCATTCAAGCGGCCTTCACCGTCCTCGAACAGCACGTCGCGGCGCCGACCGGCCCGAACGGCGCGCCGCGGGCCGCGACCTTCTTCGATTCCGTCGGCGTCGGCAGCTACGCCATCGACCTGCACCCGTCGTCGGGCGGCGACAACTACGTGGACTTCCCGGCGGCGCCGTTCGAGATTCCGCTCGGCGCCCTGTTGCCGGTGAGGATGGACAACCTGCTGCCCGCGGCGAAGAACATCGGGACGACGCACGTGACGAACGGATGCTACCGCCTGCACCCGGTGGAATGGGGCATCGGCGAGGCCGCGGGCGTGCTCGCCGCCATGGCGCTCGAGCGACGCGTGCCACCTCGGGCGATCAGATCCTCGTCCACGCTCCTCGACGACTACCAGCGCCAGCTCGTCGAGAACGGCGTCGAGCTGCGATGGCCGGCTTCGACGCCGGCGTAG
- a CDS encoding methyltransferase domain-containing protein, with amino-acid sequence MRARVRVWTALLAAGIVAFGGAARAQAPATAPKTPKTTTAQKPAAPKTTSAPKTPAPKAAPAQKPAEAAQEPQPAANPSFEPSVGQPGKDVVWVPTPQALVDKMLDMAGVTPKDYVMDLGSGDGRTVITAAKRGATAVGIEYNPDMVALSQRNAVTEGVTARATFRKADLFQTDFSKATVITMFLLPSINMQLRPKLLDLRPGTRIVSNSFTMEDWEPDQRETVEGDCVNWCTALLWIVPAKVAGNWSVSGGPLRLTQEFQQASGSLGSQPIADGRLRGDQLSFTVGGSKYEARVVGNTMTGTGPNGAWKATKIVPAPAAGRATGSGAKPAAPATAKPAAPATAKPK; translated from the coding sequence ATGCGAGCACGCGTACGGGTGTGGACGGCACTGCTGGCGGCAGGCATCGTAGCGTTCGGCGGCGCGGCACGAGCGCAGGCGCCGGCGACGGCCCCGAAGACCCCGAAGACGACGACTGCCCAAAAACCCGCCGCGCCGAAGACCACGAGCGCGCCGAAGACGCCGGCTCCGAAAGCCGCACCGGCGCAGAAGCCGGCTGAGGCGGCACAAGAGCCCCAACCGGCTGCCAATCCCAGTTTCGAGCCGAGCGTAGGCCAGCCGGGCAAGGACGTCGTCTGGGTGCCGACGCCTCAGGCGCTCGTCGACAAGATGCTCGACATGGCGGGTGTGACGCCGAAGGACTACGTCATGGACCTCGGGTCCGGCGACGGCCGAACCGTCATCACGGCCGCCAAGCGCGGCGCCACCGCCGTGGGCATCGAGTACAACCCCGACATGGTCGCGCTGTCGCAGCGTAACGCCGTCACCGAAGGCGTGACCGCACGGGCGACGTTCCGCAAGGCCGATCTCTTCCAGACGGACTTCTCGAAGGCGACGGTCATCACGATGTTCCTGCTGCCGAGCATCAACATGCAGCTCCGGCCGAAGCTGCTCGACCTCAGGCCCGGGACGCGCATCGTCTCCAACAGCTTCACGATGGAAGACTGGGAGCCGGACCAGCGCGAAACGGTCGAGGGCGATTGCGTCAACTGGTGCACGGCGCTGCTGTGGATCGTGCCGGCCAAGGTGGCGGGCAACTGGAGCGTGTCGGGCGGGCCGTTGAGGCTGACGCAGGAATTCCAGCAGGCGTCGGGCTCACTCGGCAGCCAGCCGATCGCCGACGGCCGTCTGCGCGGCGATCAGCTCTCGTTCACCGTGGGTGGCAGCAAGTACGAGGCGCGCGTCGTCGGGAACACGATGACGGGGACAGGTCCGAACGGCGCGTGGAAGGCGACGAAGATCGTGCCCGCGCCCGCGGCTGGCCGCGCGACCGGCAGCGGCGCGAAGCCCGCCGCACCTGCAACGGCGAAGCCCGCCGCGCCTGCGACGGCGAAGCCGAAGTAG
- a CDS encoding transporter substrate-binding domain-containing protein, which yields MLRLLVAWLVAGTTVLGAQASPPRLEQIRARGTLGCGIEPRVPGFSSVDAAGRHHGFDIDVCRAIAAAVLGDAGKVTFVDVRTVADFRANPLVDVVARRLTWELRRERPLGLLFGPITFHDGQSFLLATRLGVRDRQGLLPLTICVAGGTVFEIQANEYLGTFRKVIVESPHAYAEIAEALAAGRCQAYTGDVSDLAAIRRLLPARNDFTILPDVISKEPLAPLVRDDDMQWFTIVRWTVFALISAEELGISSANVDRLRAEAGALEVRRLLGSVPGNGAALGLSEDWAANAIEAVGNYGEIYERNLGRGSDIGLDRGPNRLWKDGGLMYAPPLR from the coding sequence ATGCTGCGGCTGCTCGTTGCCTGGCTCGTGGCCGGCACCACTGTTCTCGGCGCGCAAGCCTCGCCGCCGCGCCTCGAGCAGATCCGCGCGCGCGGCACCCTTGGCTGCGGCATCGAGCCGAGGGTGCCCGGCTTCTCGTCGGTCGACGCGGCCGGACGGCACCACGGCTTCGACATCGACGTCTGCCGGGCCATCGCCGCCGCGGTATTGGGGGACGCGGGCAAGGTGACCTTCGTCGACGTGCGGACTGTCGCCGACTTCCGCGCCAATCCGCTCGTCGACGTCGTCGCTCGTCGTCTGACGTGGGAGCTGCGACGCGAGCGTCCGCTCGGCCTCCTGTTCGGTCCGATCACGTTCCATGACGGCCAGAGCTTCCTGCTCGCGACACGCCTGGGCGTCCGCGACCGGCAGGGTCTGCTCCCGCTGACGATCTGCGTGGCGGGCGGTACGGTGTTCGAGATCCAGGCGAACGAGTATCTCGGCACGTTCAGGAAGGTCATCGTCGAGTCGCCGCACGCGTACGCGGAGATTGCCGAGGCGCTCGCGGCCGGGCGGTGTCAGGCGTACACCGGCGACGTCTCTGATCTCGCGGCGATCCGCCGCCTGTTGCCTGCCCGGAACGACTTCACGATTCTGCCCGACGTCATCTCGAAGGAGCCGCTCGCGCCGCTCGTCAGAGACGATGACATGCAGTGGTTCACCATCGTCCGATGGACGGTCTTCGCCCTCATCAGCGCAGAGGAGCTCGGGATCAGCTCGGCGAACGTCGATCGGCTGCGAGCCGAAGCCGGCGCGCTCGAAGTCCGGCGGTTGCTCGGCAGTGTGCCGGGCAACGGCGCCGCGCTCGGTCTCTCCGAGGACTGGGCGGCGAATGCCATCGAAGCCGTCGGCAACTACGGGGAGATCTACGAGCGCAACCTCGGTCGCGGCAGCGATATCGGACTCGACCGCGGACCGAACCGGCTCTGGAAGGACGGCGGGCTCATGTACGCGCCGCCTCTTCGATAG
- a CDS encoding c-type cytochrome, with product MLHVSRRAAMRALASMAVATCLTAGLPAQQPAGANPDAARIENPVPATPESIAAGKKTYDSYCAGCHAPEGKGGLILSITEDKGLPPPPAFDDAEWDHGATDGEIYVVIRDGVGPDYVMGPWKDRLPEPVLWNVVNYVKSLSVKK from the coding sequence ATGCTTCACGTGTCTCGGCGCGCCGCCATGCGGGCGCTCGCGTCGATGGCGGTGGCGACGTGCTTGACGGCAGGGCTGCCCGCGCAGCAGCCGGCGGGCGCGAATCCGGACGCCGCGAGGATCGAGAATCCGGTGCCGGCGACGCCGGAGTCCATCGCGGCGGGGAAGAAGACGTACGACAGCTACTGCGCAGGTTGCCATGCGCCGGAAGGCAAGGGCGGCCTGATCCTGTCGATCACCGAAGACAAGGGCCTGCCGCCGCCGCCCGCGTTCGACGACGCCGAGTGGGATCACGGGGCGACCGACGGCGAGATCTACGTCGTCATCCGCGACGGCGTCGGTCCCGACTACGTCATGGGACCGTGGAAGGATCGGCTCCCGGAACCGGTGCTCTGGAACGTCGTGAACTACGTCAAGTCCCTGTCGGTGAAGAAATGA